The Chitinophaga niabensis genome segment CAAACGGTACCCTCCTCTCCGGTAAAGGGCGCTATCATCGCATTGATATCTTCCTTTAAAGCATCCTTCGCGAAATGCCATTGTACGGTTATGCCCCTGTGGTTAAATTCCTCCTGTAAAGTATGATACAATTCATCCCACCATATACCGGTATAACCATCTATACATACCTGCTGATGCAGGAGCATCCATTCCACCAATCCTTCGTAATCCGCATGGATACGTCCCCTCCCCAGGGTGTGGGTGGGATGGATATCATATGCTCCTGCAGTATGTTTACTCAATTGCACCGGTAAAAGCGGTTGTACTGCTACCCGCCTGTTTTCCTCCTTAATGTTCCCCATTTTTCTTATTTAGTTTCTACACGTACCATGATGACGCCCTTGCCCGGCAGTTCAACACGATCTTCCAGTTTATTTTTATATTCTTCCAGCATATTGCTTTGCCATACGTTGACCTTGCCTTTAAAGGTAACCACAGCAGGCTGTTCCTGTGTATTGACCAGTTGTACCACCACACCTTTTCCATCTGCCGCAGGTTTAATGCTCTCTACGTACACTGCTTTATTGTCAATAGAAAAGAAAAGTGATTCGGTGGCAGGCCCTGCAGCAGGTGTTGCCACTAAAGAACGGTGATTACTGAAGCCCCGCTGATTGGCTGCAACTACGTCATACGCATCATGCACCTGCAGCGCATAACGGAACACCGTTACGCCTTCCTGGTCCCTCCGGAAATTGGTATGCCAGAGGTTGTTCATTACCCAGGAATAAATGGCCGGGCTTTGCTCCATGTAACTGATCCACTTCGGTGAACGTGTGAGGCCACCCAACAATCCGGCACTGGTTTGCGTGCCTATCTCAAACAAAGGCGCATCCAGGCTGGACCAGGTAACGCCAAAGTCTTTGTTGGACACATCTACCCAGCGTTGTACGGAATACCAGTTCCTGTTAGCATGTTGTAACTGATCTTCCTCTGCTGCCACACTACCCCAGGGAATACTGTAGCGCACCTGTGCACCAGGTACCTTAAAAGGAAATGCAAAGTGTACACCTTCTTTTTCAGGCACTGCTTTTTTATCCAGGGTATTGATGATCTCTACACGGTCTACTCCTGCCGTTAATCTTACTTCTCTCTTCAGCGAATTAGCGCCGGGTGCGTCAGACACTACTTCAAGACTTACCACTAAAGGTCCTTTCTCTTTAATAGTGACCTTTGCCGGCCCTGCGAACCGGACCTTCTCTTTCGCCGCGTCAGGCAGGTAAGTGTATTGGTTCAGGCCGCCGGAGTCTGCGAGGTTACGCCCTGCTTTCTCTAGGCTGATAATGTGGCCGGTTTTTTCGTCCAGTTTTATTGTATAGAATTTATTCTGCAAAGTTGTGGTGGTTACAGTAGCCCGTTCTCCTGCATATGCCTTACCATTATGAATGGTAAAACGTTGTTTTGAAAAAGCGGGGATCTGTTTCACGAGTACCGCCAGTTCTCCTGTACTTAAACGTTGTGAAGGAACTGACCTGCCACTCGCATCTTTCACCAGATCTCCGGCAATGCTTTGTTCTGCGGGGATCAGTACCACATCTGTACGTTGCTGCCCTAATGTATTGTATACATCTACTCCACTGGCAGCAGTTACATCTGCCGCAGCTTTTGCCAGCAGGTCTTTTGACTGTGCCAGGCCTGTTAACGCAAAAGCCTGCTTGTAGCTCCATTGTGCAATGGCTTTGGGATCTGCAGGATTGGATACGCTGTTATGTGCCCCCCAGGTATGTTCGTTGAACATCAGCACATTATTCCAGGCAGTATCAAAATCACGTGCGGGAAATGCTTTCTTATTACGTAATGCCCAGATAGCTTCTGCCTGTAACAACCTGTCTGAGTTATTACGGTTAATACCTGTTTCCCTTGCCGCAGAAGCAATACCATCCGTCCAGTACTCCGTATAATCTCCTGATACTACAGGTACTTTGGCTCCATATGCTGCTTCAAAGTCATGAAAGAAATCTTTCACGGAAGTGATCACCAGTTGTGGGGAAGCATATCTTTCATTCCATTCTTTCACCGCATCCGGTAGTTCCGGATCAATGGGTGCATTATCACTCATGGCCCAGGTGAGGATGGTCATGTTATAAGGGAATAACTTCTGGTCCAGTTCGCCTAAATAATTAAAGAGGAAAGGGTTGAGGAAGTTCTCAGAAGGTTTGCCGGTATAAAAAGGCAAGGGATCTTCTACCGTAAAGAAGTTAGGGATCTTGTTGCCCTTCAGGGAATAACCGATAGAGTAAGGAGAGCTTTGCCAGTAAAGGAGTTTCTGCCCGCCGGGAGATTGCCAGTAGAAAGGCCTGTCCCGCCACTTGTAGGAATTACCAATGCGGTCTCCGGCATTGGGTGCGCCCCAGAAATACTTTATGCCTGTGATATCTGCCTGGCTGGACAAGCCCCATGAAGCACCGGGTACATCTCCCTGGAACATGGTATGGATCTCTACGCCATGCTCCTTGGCAGTTTTCACCGCGGTATGGAACATCTGCATCAGCTGGCGGGAATCTGTGATACTGGTATTGATGTTGGCATATGCCCCATCAATATTGATCCATCCTTTCTTCACCGCTTCCCAGAAAGCTTTCTTCTTTGCTTCATCTGCGCCGGCCAGGTAATGATCTACTACCCAGAAAGCTTCTGTATTCCATTTAAAACGCGCGCCCTCAGGATACTGTTCTGTTTTCTTTGCAATCTTGATGGCTTCATCAATGTTATCCAGGTGGATCTTCATCACCTTTGCCTGCACATTGGTATAACCAATGTCCACATGCGAATGCGGCAGGAGGTATACTTTCCATTTCTGTGTGGGTGCTACCATGCAGCGGCTGTTGTATACCCTGCCGCCGGATGTTAGCTGTACACTCAGTTGTGTTTCCCTGCCCACCGCGTCTCCCGGCAAGGGCAGTTCATATAAGCTTATGCCCTTTTCACTGGCGGGTACCAGCACACTATCCAACCTGCCGTTAAATTCCATACGTACCGTTGCTTTTGCGTAGCTGTTACCGCCATGAAAAAGCAGGCGTACCATCCTGGCTTCCTTTCCGTCTTTCTTCAGGTAAGCTACCGTAGGTTGCAGCTCAATGCCGGTGAATGTGTCCTGCGCAGTTACGGCGGTAAAGCAACTGATCCCTGCCAGCAACAACAAACTTTTCTTACTCATAATGTTCTCTTTTATTCCCAGGTAACGTTCTTACCTGCTGCTGAAAAATTGCCTGTTTTATCTTTCACGGTTAATCCAAGGTTCAGATCAAATGGCCACAGTGCCACAATGTTTGCCTCTGTTCCTGTCAATGCCTTATCCTTATTATCCATTATTTCTGCGGCAGTTAAAGGTACTTTCCAGAAGCGTACATCTTTGATATTTCCGTGCATGGCCCGCTGGTCTGCTGAATTGAACTGGAAGTTGCGGGACATGCCCATAAAGAAAGGCGAGGCTTCCGCCGTTTTAGGCGTGATCTCTGTTGCGGATGTAGCGGTGGCAGCTTCCACCCCGTCTATATACACCTTAATCGTAGTGCCGTTAAAAGTAAACGAAATATGGTGCCATGTGTTCACTTGTACCGCGTTATTACCTGTACCCGCACCAAACCAGGAACCACCATTCACATAAGCTTCCACTTTCCCTGCTTTGGTATAGCGTAGCAGAATACCCGTGGTGCCATCGTCTGCCGTGATAAAACTGCCGAGGCTGGCCGTACCATCTGTGTTGAGGTCCGCCAGTTTTACCTTACATTCAATGGTGAAGGACTTCACATTCGGTACCAGGTTCTTCAGCTGGCCCAGGTCAAAGTAAGCGCCGTTCACAAATTTAGGCACCCCGGCCTTTACTTTGTTGTTATTAAAGATCTCGATCGCCAGTAATAGCTTCTTTTTGGCATTGGCGTAAGCAGTATCCGTACCGGAATTCTGGAGGATGAATGTGGCCCAGTCCACCTGCGTTTGCAGGGTAACTTTGGAACCGGGGGCCGTCATGCCCAGTTCCGTTCCTTCAGTCGTTTTGGAGATCAGTTCTTTTGTAGATGCTATGATATTCACCAGTTCGTTCTTAAAGGCGGAAGGAGCATCGTCCTTTTTACAGGCGGTGAACAGTACAAGCAGTATAAATAATATCTTTTTCATGTTGGAAAGTTTTGGATGTTAGAAACCATAACCAGTATTTTGCCCCAGTGTGGAAGGATCAGGCATACCGTCGAATTGCGACTGCGGCACAGGGCGCAACACATGGAACGGCTGGATGTAAGCGCTTGCTTCCGGGTTATAGGCCCTCACTCTTGTGATCAGTGTGCCGGTACGTTTCAGATCGAACCAGCGCATCATTTCTCCACCCAGTTCACGCGCTCTTTCATCCAGAATAAAATCCACCGTCATTTGTGAAGCATCTACATCCATTTCTGCTTCATGCCCCGGTACCGTGGCGCGGTCCCGGATCACATTCACATCGTTTGCCGCAAGGCCCGGTTGTGATTTCATGATATAAGCCTCTGCCCGCATGAGATAAACATCTGCGAGGCGGATCACGGAATAATCTTCTGCGCTGTTTTCGGTAGACAGTGCGCCGGGTCTTGTATGATCATCAAATTTTTTAAATCCTATGAATACTTTAGGGTCTTTAGGAATGCCATTCGCACTGTAGAGGTCATTCACATCTTTGGCGGTATAACGGTTCACAGCCCTGGCCCTGTCTGCCGCGCTGAATACATAAGGCACAAAGAACAAGGCCGTATCCACATAAGGAGTCACCTGCAAAGGCAGTTTATTAGTGGGTTTGTTGTAATACCACACTGTCTGGAAACCATCTTTCCAACGGGCATCCGCATCACGGTTAAAGAGGCCCAGGTAGAACCTGGAAGCTACCATCTGCACACCGCCATAACCCGTCCAGATCAGTTCCGTTTGAATACCGGGGAACTGGTCAATGAAAGGAGAGAATGCCTGGAACCAGAAATTAGCACCTGCCTGGTTAAAGCTTTTATCCTTACCCCAGTTCACCTGCCAAATGAATTCTTTGCTGCGGTCAAGGGCCGCATTCCAGAGATCTTTCCATTTAGGGATGAGCGCGTAATTATATTTAGTGATCACATTGGAGCTGTATTCGATCACCTTATCCCAGTCCTTATGATATAAATGCACCCGTGCCAGGAAGGCTTCCACCACCGGTTTAGTAATGCGGCCTGTTTCTGTGGAAGTAAGCGGTACCGTGGTCAGCGCTTCATTCAGGCATTTGAATATCTCTGTATAAAATTCTTCTTCCGTACTGCGTGCGGCAATCAGCCCCTCATTATAGTCAGTGGTTCTAGGCAGATGCACCCCTCCCCAGGTATTCACGATGAAGAAGAGGAAATAAGCTTTTAAGGTCAGCGCCTCCCCTATCTTCTGGCTCTTTTTGCTCTCTGAGCTCCAGGTGATATTTTTAGCCTGCTCCAGGAAATAATTCGCATTCCATACGCCTTTATAATAGTGGTTCCACATATTCCCGTTCAACCCATATTGTGCATCCAGGGTACGGTATTCCGTTAACTGCACATTACCATTTCCGCCACCGCGCAGCCAAATGTCCGTTCCACTTTCCGTCATATAACCCAGGTTGCCACTGCCATATCCCATCAACCGTAAACGGTCATATAAAGAGTTCAGTAAGGTCAGCGCACCCTCTTCTGTTTTGAATACCTGTGTGGTAGCGCCATAGGATTCTTCATTCAGGTATTTTTTGCAGGCTGTAAATGGTAACAAAAACAAACATGCATATAATAGTGAGATCTTTTTCATGCTTCCAGTTTTAAAAAGTGAGGTTAAAACCAATGTTATAGACCACCTCTCTGTCAGACAATCCGCCTTCTGCGGTATAACGCCAGTAGCGTAAAGGTTCGGCCGCAGCAACATATACCCGGGCACGTTCTGCAAACGGGAGCAGCTTAGTGAAGGTGTACCCCAGTGTGGCATTACGCAGCCGCACGAAGTCATTCTTGTAATAGCCAATAGAAGAAATAAAATCAAGGGAACTTCTGCCGGCTAAAGGTTGCGGGTATTTGTTGGAAGGATTGTCAGGCGTCCAGTAATCTATCTTCGCGGCATTAAAACGGCCCATGTCGTTCGCCCACCTGGTAGTACTCCAATCGTCCCGCGTTAGGGCGCCAATTTCAGAATACACATCCAGCATCAGATCAAAATTGCGGTAAGTGAGTGTGGTGGTAAGGGATGATCCCAGCGTGGGACGTTCCGTACCTATGATCTGCCGGTCGTTCCCCGTGATTGCACCATCACCGTCCATGTCTTTTATTTTTATTTCTCCCGGTTTACGGCCGTAGATAGCTGCAATATGCGCTTCATTGGTTTGCCAGATACCGGCGGATACATAATCAAACGTAACGCCATTCACCGGGTAACCAATCCACCAGCCATTCTGAATATCTTTTGTTAAACGGGGATCGTAGAGTTCTGTGAGTTCTTCTTTGTTATGATAGAAGTTAAGGCCCAGGCTCCAGCGCAGGTCTTTTTTATCAATAGCCACTGCATTCAGTGTGATCTCCACACCGGTGTTCTGTGACTTACCAATGTTGGCCCATACGTTGTTGAAACCGGTAGTATAAGGCAGTTTACGCCTGTTCAGCAGGTCAGATGTTTTGGAACTGTAGAAGTCCACACTACCGGTGATACGGTTTTCGAACAAACCGAAATCAAGGCCGGCATTGAGCATTTTGGTCTTCTCCCATTTCAGTGTTTCCACAGCCAATTGATCAGGTTCCAAAGTAGGATAAGGAATATCCCCACCAGATCCTCCGAAAATAGTATAGCGGGTAAGTACTGCGCCATAGGTAGCATAGGGACTGATGGCATTATTACCTGTTAAACCATAGCTGGCGCGCAGTTTAAGATTAGATACGGGCTTTACCTTAAAGAAGGGTTCTTCGCTGATATTCCATGCGGCGGCGATAGAAGGGAAAAGGTCCCAGCGGTTACGTGGCGCCAGTTGGGAAGCACCATCATAACGCATGGTACCGGTAAGGATGTAACGGTCTTTATAAGCATACTGCACACGGCCTACATAGGACAACTGTTGTGAACGTACAAATTCACTGCCCAGCGTTTTATTCTGTGTTAAGGCATCAATGTTATACCATTTGTATTGTGCCAATGCCTGATCGCTGCCGGAAGCATTGCTGCTGAGGCTCCTGCTCTCCTGCAATTCAAATACACCAAATGCATCAATGGCATGATCGCCAAATGTTTTCTTATAGTTCAGGATATTGTTCCAGGCATAACGGGAACTTTTGCCATTGCTGATGCTGGCCTGGTTCAATGCTTCCGCAAAAACGGCAGAGCGGTTATCTATATAGGAACCGGCATCTGTAAACACCTGGTCCATGGAAAGATTGGTCCTGAAGTTTAAGCCAGGCAGGATGTCCACACTAAAGAATGCTTTGATGAAAGCCTGGTAGGCGCTCGACTGGGAATCCCATGCATCCCTGTTTTCGTCGAGGAATGGATTCTTGAGCAATGAATCGCCGATAGGGAAAGCGATCAGCTCTCCGTTCTCATCATACAATTCCACGGTGGGAATAAAACGGAATAAACGGTATCCGAAGCTGCCTGGTTCATTCTGCTGTTTTTCATAAGAAAGGCGGCTGGATAAACCAATGCGAATGTTCTTGCGGATCTGCATATCGTGATCAGTGGAAAGAATGAAGCGGTCGTATTTGGCCATGTTCTTTCCACGGGCTTTATTGTTCAGGTAGTTGAAAGAGATCTTCTGCGAACCTCTGTCGCTGCCGGAAGTAAAGGTGATGGTATTGTTCGTCTGGAAGCCCAGTTTATCGTAATAGTCTTTAGCGAAATTATTATCTACCTGCCCCAGTTTATCCAGTTCCACTGTAGAGAATATTTTAGCATCGTCTGCTGTGGAATTCCAGATCCCTGCGGCCCTGTTAGCATCCCGTTTGAACTGGATGTATTCTGCCGCTTTCATATTGCGGAGGTTGCCCCAGTAGTATTTGCCTACGCCGGTATATGAATCCACAGAAATGCGGCTCTTTCCTTTGATCCCCTTTTTAGTGGTGATCACAATGATACCGTTGGCTCCTCTTGATCCGTACAGGGCAGCAGAGGAGGCATCTTTCAGCACGTCCAGGGAGGCAATGTCGTTTTGATCGATGGTGTTGAGGGAACCGTAATACGGCATTCCGTCTACGATCAGTAAAGGGGTATTGCTGGCGGCTACGGAACGGTTACCGCGGATGCGGATGCTGCCGGCATCAGAACCGGTAGCCCTTACGCCTGCAAGGCCAACAAGACTGGACACTACGTTATTGCTTTGCATACGGGTGAGTTGTTCCGGTCCCATGGAAGCAACGGCGCCGGTGAGATCTTTCCTGCGCACGGTGGTATAACCGATCACTACCAGCTCTCCCAGCTTTTGCGGATCTGCCTGCAGAGAGATGTTGAGCACCTTTCTGCCGCCTACGGCCAACTCCTGTGTTAAATAACCAATACTGCTGGCTACGATAGTGTCTGTTGCTGCATTTAATGATAAGGTGAATCCTCCGTTGGGATCGGAAACGGTACCTGTGTTCCTGTTCTTGACCCTGACGGCTACGCCCGGGATCTGTGTTTGATTGACGGCGTCTGTAACCACACCCTTCACTACATCCTGCGCATACCCCTGCAGGGCAAGCAGCAAACATAACATGCAGAGCATTGGTCTGAGTGAAGCACTTTTCATAAGTGTCTAGTTTTGGTTTGTTGATAAAATGAATTCGTCCGTGGATACTGTAGATATGTACATACAATGGGATGACCCTAAACTCACTGATTAATAGTAAGTTAAGTTGACATAATTCGTCTCTTTGCTAAGAGGATTTACTTCATATGTACAAACATATATACAATGTACAAACAAAGCAAATTATTTTTTGCCCCGCTGGGGTAAAAAAGGGCTGTAATGAAGGAGGAATGGCTATCTTAAGCCTCTAAAGTAATTTCCGTAAAACTGCGGCCAAACTCCTGGCCATAACTTTCTTTGTATTCTTTGGTGAATTTGAGGTAGGCATCCTTGGCCATTTTATGCCTTCCGGAGATGATGAGGCAACGGCATTTATATCCCAGGGCTTCCTCATTGAGATTATCAAAATGCAGGATGGCATTAGTGACCTTTACAATGAACTCCGCTTCCGCCTGCAGGTCTGTAACGGCAATGTATTGCAACAGCAGGTCGGTAACCTGGCCGGAGATATTGGCTTTGATATCGTCCAGCCATTCATAATGTACGGTTTTCAGGAAAGAGCCGCGGTGTACGATCTGCAGGAGTTCATTTATGGCAGGTTTCTGCAGGGCTGGCTTATGTGCCATCCATTCTACGTAATGCTGATAGTCTATCTTCATGGAATCCTGCAGGATCTCGAACTTCCATTTGCCGGACTCGCGCCCGATGTGGCAGTCTCCTATCTTTTCCAGGATAGCCTTTAATTTCACGATGTTCACGGAATAGTTGTTCCGTGCATCTTTTGCAGGCTTATCACTCCACAGGGCTTCATAGAGTTCTTCTGAAGAGATGCCTTTTCCATCTTTATAAGTATAGATCAGGAGCAGCAGGAACAATTCCTTTAATAAAGGCGTGAACTGTTTTGTGATATCATTTCCACTTTTATCAAACACTTCAAACTGCCCGAAGAGATAAATAGTGGAAAGTTCAGCGGCTGCTTCCGGCGCTTCTTCATCAGGCAGCAGTACTGCGCGTTCTGCCGGTACAGGTACTTTCTTTTTACGGGCAAAATTATAAGCGAGCAACAGTATCACCAGGCCACCTGCTATGTACATCCAGAACCCAAAACGTTGTTTGCCTGCGGGTGCCCGTTCCGGCACTACAGGATTAGGCGGGAAATCCAGCGTATAGATCTTCAGGCTGGTAACATCATCCCGCTCATGATAAAGCGTTACCGTCACCAGTTTTTTGCTGGCGGGGCAGTAATACAGGTCTGCATAAGAACGGATATCATAGTAAGCATAAGGAATGGTGTCTCCCATCAATTGATAGGAAGGTGTTTCCAGTGAACCTTTTATGAGCTGTAATTTCGAATTGAACTTGTCTGTAGGATAGATGAGGGTATAATAATCCCGGCTGCCCGGATCGATGATCAGGCTGTTGGCAAAACAGAACTGGCTGGCAGGTTCCGGTAAATGATAGATATGTGAAAAGGTGCTGTTGCGCACGCTGTAGGCCATCAGGTCGTAATTATACTTTGGGTTGATGGCCTGATCGCCTGTATTGCTGCCATATCCGCCCAATATGTAAGCAGTGTCTGTAGCTGCATTTGTACCTAAGGCAGCCAGGTAACGGGGCATAAAGGCATCGCCTTTTACAGCCAGTGAATCCCATTGCTGCGTAGGGATATGGTAACGCTGTACTTTATTTTTGTATTGCAGCTGGCCATATCCGCCTATTATATAGATAGCTGTATCTACAGTAGAATAGAACTTGTTGGCCTGCCACCATTCTGTAAGCTCTCCTGTTGCAAAGTTCACATCCCAGGTGCGGGTTGCCGTATCATAAGTGCTTACCTTCTGCTGGTCAATATAAAAGTTATATAACTGTTTATTAAAAACGGACTGATTGCCGGCGGGTAATACCTCACGCCCTTTAGCCAGTTGCACACCTGTAAAACGGAGGTCCTTCAAACTGAAACGGTAAAGGGAATCTTTGGCTACGATGTACAGCACTTCCTGCTGTTTGTCGAAGGCCACACTGGGAGATCCGTTGATGGTAGCAGTTTTAACTGTCATCCAGTTCTGGTGCCGTGGTTTTATCCAGGCGGGGTTCCTGATCAGCGCTGTTCTTTTCCCTGCACTGTCTCCAGCCTCAGTACCTCTTACCTCGGATAACGGAAAGTAGTGTTTCACCTTCCCGTCTTCGAGGATGCGGATATCTTTAATGTTCATCGGGGGCGTATCCAGTGTTTGATACCCTTCATAATTATTGGTGCCGAAGAAGATCTGGCAACAGGGGCTTTTATAAAGGTTCACCTTGCCTTTGCAGATGAACTTGTCGTTCACGTAAAAGGAGGCTTCCTGCTGCGGTTCGTCAAAACGTATGCTGAAACGGCTCCAGCCGCCGTATAACTGAAGGGTATCTATAGTTACGTTGCCGGCTAATGTTTCTCCAATGATGAAATTGAAGGTGGCCAGCCTTTGATTATATACCACATCAATATTCTGACGGTTCCCTGTGATCACACGCATGATGTAACCGAAATAGGTTTCCATATTCGGCTTGAACTTCAGGTCGAACGAAATTTCGGTGCCATTATGTAAACAGATCTCCTCGGCTGGTGTAAGGTGAAGGGAGGTTCTTTTTTCTGGTACTACTTCATGGCTGGAAAACCCCAAGCCATGCGATTGGCTAAAACCGGCATGGCAGACGAGGAGGATAGCGCTTAAACAACAAATTATTTTCCACATGGGAGACCAAAAAGCTTCTTTGCATACAAAATACTCATTTTTCTTGGTCGGAAAGCGACGATTCCTGATCATACGGCCAATCTTCATTGAATTCTATAACGGGAAGGTTTCAAGATAAAGATATTTTCAGTTTTTCCGCATTGGGGTAGCAATTACACTTAAATAAAAGCATTAATTAATGCGCTAATTTCTATAGTAGAAGAAAAAAACACTTACTACAACTCCCTGAATTACAACAATATTTAACCTTTTTGAAAATTAATTTCCCTATTAGTTCATTCATTAACCCTTTTGTTAGTGCGATGCCGGTTTCTTGCATACAGATTCCACTTATTAAATGAAATGATTACCAGGTTATGAAGAAAACTGTATTACTGGTGCTGGCATCCTGCCATTTATTCCTGGCAGCGCTTGCACAACAACCACTAGATTATATAGATCCGGCTATTGGCAATGTAGGTCAGTTACTGGAACCTACCCGGCCTACCATTCAACTGCCTAACCAGGTGATCCGGATGGCTCCTCAACGAAAAGATTACCTTGATGATCAGATTGCCAGCTTTCCGCTTACGATCGTTTCTCATCGTTTAGGCCAGGTGTTTGCCTTAAGGCCGCTGGCCCGCCCGGGTAAAATGACCTACGACCATGACCTGGAAGTACTGAAGCCCTGGTATTACAGCACTTACCTGGTAGAAGATGATATCACAGTGGAGTTCACCCCCGCGAAAAAAGCAGGGATCTTCAGGTTTGAAGGCACCAACACACTGTTGCTGGACGTATATAATAATGGTCAGTCATCTTATGCCTTTCCTTCCGCCACGGAAATAACCGGGCTGGAAACCTATCATGGAGACATTAAGGTGTATATGTACGGCGTGTTCAATACCGCAGCAACACATACAATACAGGGAAAGAAAGCCACCATCACCTTCCCTTCTTCCACAAAGAACATTGAGTTCAGGTATGCCATCAGTTATGTAAGTGAGGCACAGGCTAAAAAGAACTTCGAAGAATTAAAGAACAGGTCTTTCCGGCAGGTGGCAGACGATGGAAAGAAAACATGGAACAGTGTTATCTCCCAGATTAA includes the following:
- a CDS encoding Kelch repeat-containing protein; the protein is METYFGYIMRVITGNRQNIDVVYNQRLATFNFIIGETLAGNVTIDTLQLYGGWSRFSIRFDEPQQEASFYVNDKFICKGKVNLYKSPCCQIFFGTNNYEGYQTLDTPPMNIKDIRILEDGKVKHYFPLSEVRGTEAGDSAGKRTALIRNPAWIKPRHQNWMTVKTATINGSPSVAFDKQQEVLYIVAKDSLYRFSLKDLRFTGVQLAKGREVLPAGNQSVFNKQLYNFYIDQQKVSTYDTATRTWDVNFATGELTEWWQANKFYSTVDTAIYIIGGYGQLQYKNKVQRYHIPTQQWDSLAVKGDAFMPRYLAALGTNAATDTAYILGGYGSNTGDQAINPKYNYDLMAYSVRNSTFSHIYHLPEPASQFCFANSLIIDPGSRDYYTLIYPTDKFNSKLQLIKGSLETPSYQLMGDTIPYAYYDIRSYADLYYCPASKKLVTVTLYHERDDVTSLKIYTLDFPPNPVVPERAPAGKQRFGFWMYIAGGLVILLLAYNFARKKKVPVPAERAVLLPDEEAPEAAAELSTIYLFGQFEVFDKSGNDITKQFTPLLKELFLLLLIYTYKDGKGISSEELYEALWSDKPAKDARNNYSVNIVKLKAILEKIGDCHIGRESGKWKFEILQDSMKIDYQHYVEWMAHKPALQKPAINELLQIVHRGSFLKTVHYEWLDDIKANISGQVTDLLLQYIAVTDLQAEAEFIVKVTNAILHFDNLNEEALGYKCRCLIISGRHKMAKDAYLKFTKEYKESYGQEFGRSFTEITLEA